In Carya illinoinensis cultivar Pawnee chromosome 6, C.illinoinensisPawnee_v1, whole genome shotgun sequence, a single genomic region encodes these proteins:
- the LOC122312504 gene encoding bZIP transcription factor 44-like: MASSSGTCSGSTLMHNSGSEEDLKAMVELKKRKRMISNRESARRSRMKKQKHLDNLISQVTHLRKENQHIITGVNITTQHYLNIEAENSVLKAQVGELSYRLQSLDEIITFLNASNGVFGAGDSSSFTEPYDSLLNPLNLPYLNQPIMAAAASDMLQR; encoded by the coding sequence ATGGCATCCTCGAGTGGGACATGTTCAGGGTCAACTTTGATGCATAACTCTGGCTCTGAGGAGGATTTGAAGGCTATGGTAGAactgaagaagaggaagagaatgataTCCAATCGGGAATCAGCAAGAAGGTCTcggatgaagaaacagaagcaTTTGGACAATTTGATTTCGCAGGTGACTCACCTCAGGAAGGAGAACCAGCACATCATCACCGGCGTAAACATCACCACCCAGCATTACTTGAATATCGAGGCTGAAAACTCAGTACTCAAAGCTCAAGTGGGTGAGCTTAGCTACAGACTGCAGTCCCTGGATGAGATTATCACTTTCTTGAATGCCAGCAATGGCGTTTTTGGAGCTGGGGACTCAAGTTCCTTCACTGAGCCATATGATAGCCTTTTGAACCCGTTGAATTTGCCGTATTTGAATCAGCCTATTATGGCTGCTGCTGCTTCAGACATGTTACAGCGCTAG